One stretch of Streptomyces sp. R21 DNA includes these proteins:
- a CDS encoding NAD(P)/FAD-dependent oxidoreductase: MTEKYEVVVVGGGAAGLSAALVLGRARRQTLVVDAGEPRNAPAAHMQGYLTRDGMPPAEFLAIGREEIARYGVQLVRDRVTDAIRAEGGFTVTLAGGRTVRARRLVVATGLTDELPAVPGVAERFGRDVLHCPYCHGWEVRDQAFGVLASTPMSVHQALMVSQWSKDVTLFLHTVAEDELSDDDRRRLTRAGVAVVPGEVAELLVDDDRLTGVRLADGTAHDRQVLFVAPRAVPRNSLFEQLGAELRETPFGSYPVVDETGLTTVPGVWAAGNAVGFAEQVVNAASAGYRAAATVNGDLIMSDLDATS; this comes from the coding sequence GTGACCGAGAAGTACGAAGTGGTCGTCGTCGGAGGCGGCGCGGCCGGACTGTCCGCCGCGCTCGTGCTGGGCCGGGCCCGGCGCCAGACGCTGGTCGTCGACGCGGGCGAGCCGCGCAACGCGCCCGCCGCGCACATGCAGGGCTATCTGACCCGCGACGGAATGCCGCCCGCCGAGTTCCTCGCGATCGGCCGCGAGGAGATCGCGCGCTACGGCGTCCAGCTCGTCCGGGACCGGGTGACGGACGCCATCCGGGCGGAAGGCGGCTTCACCGTGACCCTCGCGGGCGGACGGACCGTGCGGGCGCGGCGGCTCGTCGTCGCCACCGGCCTGACGGACGAGCTGCCGGCGGTTCCCGGCGTCGCCGAGCGCTTCGGGCGGGACGTGCTGCACTGCCCGTACTGCCACGGCTGGGAGGTGCGCGACCAGGCCTTCGGCGTGCTGGCCTCGACCCCGATGAGCGTGCATCAGGCGCTGATGGTGTCCCAGTGGTCGAAGGACGTGACCCTGTTCCTGCACACGGTCGCCGAGGACGAGCTGTCGGACGACGACCGGCGCCGGCTCACCAGGGCCGGGGTCGCCGTGGTGCCCGGCGAGGTGGCCGAGCTGCTGGTCGACGACGACCGGCTCACCGGGGTACGGCTCGCGGACGGCACCGCGCACGACCGCCAGGTGCTGTTCGTCGCGCCGCGGGCCGTCCCGCGCAACAGTCTGTTCGAGCAGCTGGGCGCCGAGCTGCGGGAGACCCCGTTCGGCAGCTACCCGGTGGTCGACGAGACGGGTCTGACGACCGTGCCGGGCGTGTGGGCGGCGGGCAACGCGGTCGGCTTCGCGGAGCAGGTGGTGAACGCGGCGAGCGCCGGCTACCGGGCGGCCGCGACGGTCAACGGCGACCTGATCATGTCCGACCTCGACGCGACCTCGTAG
- a CDS encoding type III polyketide synthase, which yields MATLCRPAVSVPEHVITMEETLELARSRHPDHPQLPLALRLIENTGVRTRHIVQPIEETLKHPGFEERNKVYENEAKARVPAVVQRALDDAELLTTDIDVILYVSCTGFMMPSLTAWLINAMSFGSDTRQIPIAQLGCAAGGAAINRAHDFCMAYPEANALIVACEFCSLCYQPTDLGVGSLLCNGLFGDGIAAAVVRGKGGTGISLERNGSYLIPKTEDWIMYDVRATGFHFLLDKRVPTTMEPLAPALQALARQHGWNASDLDFYIIHAGGPRILDDLSKFLQVPPEAFRFSRATLTEYGNIASAVVLDALRRLFDEGGAEHAARGLLAGFGPGITAEMALGRWNRTSEETA from the coding sequence ATGGCGACTCTGTGCAGACCTGCGGTCTCCGTTCCGGAACATGTGATCACGATGGAGGAAACGCTGGAGCTGGCGCGTTCCCGCCACCCGGACCACCCCCAACTGCCGCTGGCGCTCCGCCTGATCGAGAACACCGGCGTCCGCACCCGGCACATCGTGCAGCCCATCGAGGAGACCCTGAAGCATCCGGGCTTCGAGGAACGCAACAAGGTCTACGAGAACGAGGCGAAGGCCCGTGTCCCCGCGGTCGTGCAGCGGGCGCTGGACGACGCGGAGCTGCTCACCACCGACATCGACGTGATCCTCTACGTCTCGTGCACGGGGTTCATGATGCCGTCGCTGACGGCCTGGCTGATCAACGCGATGAGCTTCGGCAGCGACACCCGGCAGATACCCATAGCCCAGCTGGGCTGCGCCGCGGGCGGCGCCGCGATCAACCGGGCGCACGACTTCTGCATGGCCTACCCCGAGGCCAACGCCCTCATCGTGGCCTGCGAGTTCTGCTCGCTGTGCTACCAGCCGACCGATCTCGGCGTCGGCTCACTGCTGTGCAACGGACTGTTCGGGGACGGCATCGCCGCCGCCGTCGTCCGCGGCAAGGGCGGCACCGGCATCAGCCTGGAGCGCAACGGCTCGTACCTGATCCCCAAGACCGAGGACTGGATCATGTACGACGTCCGGGCCACCGGATTCCACTTCCTGCTGGACAAGCGGGTGCCGACCACCATGGAACCCCTCGCCCCGGCCCTCCAGGCGCTCGCCAGGCAGCATGGCTGGAACGCCTCCGACCTGGACTTCTACATCATCCACGCGGGCGGCCCGCGAATCCTCGACGACCTCAGCAAGTTCCTCCAGGTACCGCCGGAGGCCTTCCGCTTCAGCCGGGCCACGCTCACCGAGTACGGCAACATCGCGAGTGCCGTCGTCCTGGACGCGCTGCGCCGGCTGTTCGACGAGGGCGGCGCCGAGCACGCCGCGCGCGGACTGCTCGCCGGGTTCGGGCCCGGCATCACCGCGGAGATGGCCCTCGGCCGCTGGAACCGTACGAGCGAAGAGACGGCATGA
- a CDS encoding TetR family transcriptional regulator, with protein MDTTQRTDQQRSADRRRRELLEAADRVVLRDGPQASMNAIAAEAGITKPILYRHFGDKGGLYAALATRHTDALLGALRAALDAPAERRERVEATLDTYLAAIEARPQVYRFLMHPAEGGQPGDPGFDVGKHSAPLLRRMGEELAEVIEERVDLGPGSQQLARVWGHGIVGMMHAAGDWWLGERPCSRAELVRSLADLLWGRLAAAGDKVGGPGF; from the coding sequence ATGGACACCACACAGCGGACCGATCAGCAGAGGTCCGCCGACCGCCGCCGGCGTGAACTGCTGGAGGCCGCCGATCGCGTGGTGCTCCGCGACGGCCCCCAGGCCTCGATGAACGCCATCGCGGCCGAGGCGGGCATCACCAAGCCGATCCTCTATCGGCACTTCGGCGACAAGGGCGGACTCTACGCCGCCCTCGCCACACGGCACACCGACGCCCTCCTCGGAGCGCTGCGGGCCGCCCTGGACGCCCCGGCCGAGCGCAGGGAGCGGGTCGAGGCGACGCTCGACACCTACCTGGCGGCCATCGAGGCACGCCCGCAGGTGTACCGCTTCCTGATGCATCCGGCGGAGGGCGGCCAGCCCGGCGACCCCGGCTTCGACGTCGGCAAGCACTCCGCTCCCCTGCTGCGCCGCATGGGCGAGGAACTCGCCGAGGTCATCGAGGAGCGGGTCGACCTCGGCCCGGGCAGCCAGCAGCTCGCCCGGGTGTGGGGACACGGGATCGTTGGCATGATGCACGCCGCCGGGGACTGGTGGCTCGGCGAACGGCCTTGCTCACGCGCCGAGTTGGTGCGGAGCCTGGCCGACCTGCTGTGGGGCCGGCTGGCGGCGGCGGGGGACAAGGTGGGCGGCCCGGGGTTCTGA
- a CDS encoding cupin domain-containing protein gives MTATEGLLVPPGHGRSVRTAAQHVTFKVTGTHSRSASSFEVVVPPGFDVGAHVHTRSEELFYVLEGELDVLAFEPRVRTPDSWRRWESPSGSRVVRATPGTVIVVPPGCPHAFANPTDVPAKMFFQASPPPDHEHYFEELLDILSAGGPPDHAAIEELRSRYDIEQLTPLRHR, from the coding sequence ATGACGGCGACGGAAGGGCTGCTCGTGCCGCCGGGCCACGGTCGCTCGGTCCGGACGGCAGCCCAGCACGTGACGTTCAAGGTGACCGGCACGCACTCGCGCAGCGCGTCCAGCTTCGAGGTGGTCGTGCCGCCGGGCTTCGACGTGGGCGCCCATGTGCACACCCGCAGCGAGGAGCTGTTCTACGTCCTCGAAGGCGAGCTGGACGTGCTCGCCTTCGAGCCGCGGGTGCGCACCCCGGACAGCTGGCGCCGGTGGGAGTCCCCGTCGGGCAGCCGGGTGGTGCGGGCCACCCCCGGCACGGTCATCGTGGTGCCGCCGGGGTGCCCGCACGCCTTCGCGAACCCCACCGACGTACCGGCGAAGATGTTCTTCCAGGCCTCGCCGCCGCCCGACCACGAGCACTACTTCGAGGAGCTGCTCGACATCCTGTCGGCCGGCGGCCCGCCCGACCACGCGGCCATCGAGGAACTGCGCTCGCGCTACGACATCGAGCAGCTGACACCTCTCAGGCACCGCTGA
- a CDS encoding NADP-dependent succinic semialdehyde dehydrogenase, whose product MPIATVNPANGETLKTYEALGGAEIERRLATAESAFRGYRTTPFAERARLLHKAADLLEEEQRDIGRVMTTEMGKPVKQARAEAAKCAKAMRWYADHAEELLADEEPDDGDVKDSGASRVRVRYRPLGPVLAVMPWNFPLWQVIRFAAPALMAGNVGLLKHASNVPQTALYLEDLFRRAGFPEGCFQTLLIGSREVEGVLRDERVKAATLTGSEPAGRAVASIAGDEVKKTVLELGGSDPYVVMPSADIDRAAKTAVTARVQNNGQSCIAAKRFIVHTDVFDAFAERFTQGMKALQVGDPMDEDTDVGPLASRQGRDDLEELVGDAVENGATVLCGGERPDGPGWYYPPTVLADVTPDMRIHREEAFGPVATLYRAADLDEAVSIANDTPFGLSSNVWTRDETEVDRFVLDLEAGGVFVNGMTASHPAFPFGGVKRSGYGRELSGHGIREFCNITTVWHGA is encoded by the coding sequence ATGCCCATCGCGACGGTGAACCCGGCGAACGGCGAGACGCTCAAGACGTACGAGGCCCTGGGCGGCGCGGAGATCGAGCGCAGGCTCGCGACCGCCGAGTCCGCCTTCCGCGGCTATCGCACCACCCCCTTCGCCGAGCGGGCACGGCTGCTGCACAAGGCCGCCGACCTGCTGGAGGAGGAGCAGCGGGACATCGGCCGGGTCATGACGACCGAGATGGGCAAACCGGTCAAGCAGGCCCGCGCGGAGGCCGCCAAGTGCGCGAAGGCGATGCGCTGGTATGCCGACCACGCCGAAGAGCTGCTCGCCGACGAGGAACCGGACGACGGGGACGTCAAGGACTCCGGCGCCTCCCGGGTGCGGGTGCGCTACCGCCCGCTGGGCCCGGTGCTGGCCGTCATGCCGTGGAACTTCCCGCTGTGGCAGGTGATCCGGTTCGCCGCGCCCGCGCTGATGGCCGGCAACGTGGGCCTGCTCAAGCACGCATCGAACGTGCCGCAGACCGCCCTCTATCTGGAGGACCTGTTCCGCCGGGCGGGTTTCCCCGAGGGCTGCTTCCAGACGCTGCTGATCGGCTCGCGCGAAGTGGAGGGCGTCCTGCGCGACGAGCGCGTCAAGGCGGCCACGCTCACCGGGAGTGAACCCGCGGGCCGCGCGGTCGCCTCCATCGCCGGGGACGAGGTCAAGAAGACGGTCCTGGAACTGGGCGGCAGCGACCCTTACGTGGTGATGCCGTCGGCCGACATCGACCGGGCGGCGAAGACCGCGGTCACGGCGCGTGTGCAGAACAACGGGCAGTCGTGCATCGCCGCCAAGCGGTTCATCGTGCACACGGACGTGTTCGACGCCTTCGCCGAACGCTTCACGCAGGGCATGAAGGCGCTGCAGGTCGGCGACCCGATGGACGAGGACACCGACGTCGGACCGCTCGCCAGCAGGCAGGGCCGCGACGACCTGGAGGAACTCGTGGGCGACGCGGTGGAGAACGGCGCGACGGTGCTGTGCGGCGGCGAACGCCCGGACGGGCCCGGCTGGTACTACCCGCCGACCGTCCTCGCCGACGTCACACCCGACATGCGCATCCACCGGGAGGAGGCGTTCGGCCCGGTCGCCACGCTCTACCGTGCCGCCGACCTCGACGAGGCGGTGTCGATCGCCAACGACACGCCGTTCGGGCTGAGTTCCAACGTGTGGACGCGCGACGAGACCGAGGTGGACCGGTTCGTCCTCGACCTGGAGGCGGGCGGCGTGTTCGTCAACGGGATGACGGCGTCCCACCCGGCGTTCCCGTTCGGCGGGGTCAAACGGTCCGGTTACGGGCGTGAACTGTCGGGGCACGGAATCCGCGAGTTCTGCAACATCACCACCGTATGGCACGGAGCGTGA
- a CDS encoding acyl-CoA dehydrogenase family protein, with translation MAEFTMELNDEQKEVRDWLHGFAADVIRPAAAEWDEREETPWPVIQEAAKVGIYSLDFYAQQYFDPTGLGIPMAMEELFWGDAGIALSIVGTGLAAVGVLANGTEEQIGTWIPQMYGDANDVKVAAFCSSEPDAGSDVASMRTRAVYDQAKDEWVLNGTKTWATNGGIANVHVVVAVVDAELGSKGHASFIVPPNTPGLSQGQKFKKHGIRASHTAEVVLENVRIPGSCLLGGKEKLDARLARAHEKARAGGGERVKNAAMATFEASRPAVGAMAVGTARAAYEEALEYAKTREQFGRPIIDNQGIAFQLADMRTSIDAARLLVWRASWMAINGKPFTAAEGSMSKLFASETAKKVTAQAIQILGGNGYTREYPVERMHRDAAIYTIFEGTSEIQRLVIARTLAGMPIR, from the coding sequence ATGGCCGAGTTCACCATGGAGCTCAACGACGAACAGAAGGAGGTCCGGGACTGGCTGCACGGCTTCGCCGCCGATGTGATCCGCCCCGCGGCCGCCGAATGGGACGAGCGTGAAGAGACGCCGTGGCCGGTCATCCAGGAAGCCGCGAAGGTCGGCATCTACTCCCTGGACTTCTACGCCCAGCAGTACTTCGACCCCACGGGCCTCGGCATACCCATGGCCATGGAGGAGCTGTTCTGGGGCGACGCGGGCATCGCCCTGTCCATCGTCGGCACCGGCCTCGCCGCCGTGGGCGTCCTCGCCAACGGCACCGAGGAGCAGATCGGCACCTGGATCCCCCAGATGTACGGCGACGCCAACGATGTCAAGGTCGCGGCCTTCTGCTCCTCCGAGCCCGACGCCGGCTCCGACGTGGCCTCCATGCGTACCCGTGCGGTGTACGACCAGGCCAAGGACGAGTGGGTGCTCAACGGCACCAAGACCTGGGCGACCAACGGCGGCATCGCCAACGTCCACGTCGTCGTCGCGGTCGTCGACGCGGAGCTGGGCTCCAAGGGCCACGCCTCCTTCATCGTGCCGCCGAACACGCCGGGCCTCTCCCAGGGCCAGAAGTTCAAGAAGCACGGCATCCGCGCCTCGCACACCGCCGAGGTCGTCCTGGAGAACGTCCGCATCCCCGGCTCCTGCCTCCTCGGCGGCAAGGAGAAGCTGGACGCCCGGCTGGCCCGTGCCCACGAGAAGGCCAGGGCGGGCGGCGGCGAGCGCGTGAAGAACGCCGCGATGGCCACCTTCGAGGCGTCCCGCCCGGCCGTCGGCGCCATGGCGGTCGGCACGGCCAGGGCGGCGTACGAAGAGGCCCTTGAGTACGCGAAGACGCGTGAGCAGTTCGGCCGCCCGATCATCGACAACCAGGGCATCGCCTTCCAGCTCGCCGACATGCGCACGTCCATCGACGCGGCCCGCCTGCTGGTGTGGCGCGCCTCGTGGATGGCGATCAACGGCAAGCCGTTCACCGCGGCCGAGGGCTCCATGTCGAAGCTGTTCGCCAGCGAGACCGCCAAGAAGGTCACGGCCCAGGCGATCCAGATCCTCGGCGGCAACGGCTACACCCGTGAGTACCCGGTCGAGCGCATGCACCGCGACGCCGCGATCTACACGATCTTCGAGGGCACGAGCGAGATCCAGCGTTTGGTGATCGCCCGCACCCTCGCCGGGATGCCGATCCGCTAG
- a CDS encoding DUF6213 family protein: MNREVTLPLIVDDRGTLQVSAADVSKLLRTVGGRWLHLVEAGQDGLDEDTVAALTIELAKLADRIDVACIAHSSGTGGG; this comes from the coding sequence GTGAACCGCGAAGTGACCCTGCCTCTGATCGTCGACGACCGCGGAACGTTGCAGGTGTCGGCAGCCGACGTCAGCAAACTGCTGCGCACGGTGGGCGGCCGGTGGCTCCATCTGGTGGAGGCCGGTCAGGACGGGCTCGACGAGGACACGGTGGCGGCGCTCACCATCGAACTCGCCAAGCTCGCCGACCGCATCGACGTGGCCTGCATCGCGCACAGCAGCGGGACCGGCGGCGGCTGA
- the def gene encoding peptide deformylase encodes MRHRSILGARGRVRPLTLLGDFVLHAPCEEVTDFGPQLAALVEDMFATMYAAQGVGLAANQVGEALRVFVYDCPDDEEVRHVGHVVNPRLVEADGVVLRGPEGCLSLPGLEAGTERYDHAVVEGFTVTGEPVTVHGTGWFARCLQHECDHLDGGVYVDRLAGWRKRRVLRQVARAPWS; translated from the coding sequence ATGCGACACCGCTCCATCCTGGGCGCCCGAGGGCGCGTCCGGCCCCTGACCCTGCTCGGCGATTTCGTGCTGCACGCACCCTGCGAGGAGGTCACCGACTTCGGCCCCCAACTCGCAGCGCTCGTCGAGGACATGTTCGCCACGATGTATGCCGCCCAGGGGGTCGGCCTCGCCGCCAACCAAGTCGGCGAGGCCTTGCGGGTCTTCGTGTACGACTGCCCGGACGACGAGGAGGTCCGTCACGTGGGGCATGTGGTGAACCCACGCCTTGTCGAGGCGGACGGTGTGGTGCTCCGGGGGCCGGAGGGCTGCCTGTCGCTGCCCGGCCTCGAGGCGGGGACCGAGCGGTACGACCATGCCGTGGTCGAGGGTTTCACGGTCACCGGCGAACCGGTGACCGTGCATGGCACCGGGTGGTTCGCCCGGTGCCTGCAGCACGAGTGTGACCATCTCGACGGGGGCGTGTATGTGGATCGCCTCGCCGGGTGGCGTAAGCGGAGGGTGTTGAGGCAGGTCGCCCGCGCGCCGTGGAGCTGA
- a CDS encoding NUDIX domain-containing protein, translating to MTEKRSAGLLLFRHTDDGIEVLLGHMGGPFFARRDAGAWSIPKGEYEPDEPAWDAARREFQEELGLAPPDGEALPLGEVRQANRKIVTVWAIEADLDPATAVPGTFTMEWPPKSGRTQEFPELDRVEWFGLERARALIVKAQAEFLDRLLEHSG from the coding sequence ATGACGGAGAAGCGCAGCGCTGGCCTGCTGTTGTTCAGGCACACCGACGACGGCATCGAGGTGTTGCTCGGCCATATGGGCGGCCCGTTCTTCGCGCGCCGCGACGCCGGGGCGTGGTCCATCCCCAAGGGCGAGTACGAGCCCGACGAACCGGCCTGGGACGCCGCGCGCCGGGAGTTCCAGGAGGAGCTGGGGCTCGCTCCGCCCGACGGGGAGGCGCTGCCGCTCGGCGAGGTCCGCCAGGCGAACCGCAAGATCGTCACGGTGTGGGCGATCGAGGCGGACCTCGACCCGGCGACCGCGGTGCCCGGCACCTTCACGATGGAGTGGCCGCCGAAGTCGGGCCGCACGCAGGAGTTCCCCGAGCTGGACCGGGTGGAATGGTTCGGCCTGGAGCGGGCGCGAGCCCTGATCGTGAAGGCGCAGGCGGAGTTTCTCGACCGGCTCCTGGAGCACTCGGGCTGA
- a CDS encoding transcriptional regulator: MTRTARELLDDTTGKLAPDPHANRLLPLIARGAAQRSTLAALGLEQHHVIAADLRAFHHLAQRSAAEPECAAFFTLLAEGEALAQQRLGAYAAACGTDEARTAAYEPLADCQAYPAYIAWLALNGSPVDVVLALSANFAAWGGYCEAIAEALRRHYDFPDEACGFFDLFATPAPDLERKAQAAVQAGLDAGRVDEEAVYRYGRLLGSYESTFWHALWELDQRTGHTG, translated from the coding sequence ATGACGCGGACGGCCAGGGAACTGCTGGACGACACCACCGGGAAGCTCGCCCCGGACCCGCACGCCAACCGGCTCCTGCCGCTGATCGCCCGCGGCGCCGCGCAGCGCTCGACGCTCGCCGCCCTCGGGCTGGAGCAGCACCATGTGATCGCCGCGGACCTCCGCGCCTTCCACCATTTGGCCCAGCGGTCGGCGGCGGAGCCCGAGTGCGCGGCCTTCTTCACCCTGCTCGCGGAGGGCGAGGCCCTGGCCCAGCAGCGGCTCGGTGCGTACGCGGCGGCCTGCGGGACGGACGAGGCACGGACCGCCGCCTACGAACCGCTCGCGGACTGCCAGGCCTATCCCGCGTACATCGCCTGGCTGGCCCTGAACGGCTCACCGGTCGACGTGGTGCTCGCGCTGAGCGCCAACTTCGCGGCGTGGGGCGGTTATTGCGAGGCGATCGCCGAGGCGCTGCGCCGCCACTACGACTTCCCGGACGAGGCCTGCGGGTTCTTCGACCTCTTCGCCACGCCTGCGCCGGATCTGGAGCGGAAGGCGCAGGCCGCCGTGCAGGCGGGGCTCGACGCCGGGCGGGTCGACGAGGAGGCGGTGTACCGGTACGGCCGCCTGCTGGGGAGCTACGAGTCGACGTTCTGGCACGCGCTGTGGGAGCTGGACCAGCGCACGGGACACACCGGCTGA
- a CDS encoding cytochrome P450, whose translation MTDETLTETLPPIRDWPALDLTGVDFDPVLSELMREGPVTRIRLPNGEGWAWLVTRHDDVRFVANDARFSRAAVMERQVTRLAPHFIPAAGAVGFADPPDHTRLRRSVAAAFTARGVERVRENSRRMLDELVDEMLRDGPPADLTAAILSPFPIAVICELMGVPAADRQAMHTWTQLILSSTHGAAVSEKAKDEMGAYFAKLIGDRTGSTGEDVTSLLGAAVGRGELTVDEAVGLAVLVQIGGEAVTNNCGQMFYILLTRPDLCEQLRADPAIRPRAIDELLRYIPHRSAVGLSRIASEDVEIRGARIRAGEAVYVSYLAANRDPDVFPDPGTIDFSRGPNPHVAFGFGPHYCVGGMLARLESELMVDALLDRVPGLRLAVPPGQVPFKKGALIRGPEALPVTW comes from the coding sequence ATGACCGACGAGACCCTCACCGAGACCCTGCCCCCGATCCGTGACTGGCCCGCCCTCGACCTGACCGGTGTCGACTTCGACCCGGTGCTGTCCGAGCTGATGCGCGAGGGTCCGGTCACCCGGATCCGGCTGCCCAACGGCGAGGGCTGGGCCTGGCTGGTGACGCGCCACGACGACGTCCGCTTCGTGGCCAACGACGCCCGCTTCAGCCGGGCGGCGGTCATGGAGCGGCAGGTCACCCGGCTCGCCCCGCACTTCATCCCGGCGGCGGGCGCGGTCGGCTTCGCCGATCCCCCGGACCACACGCGGCTGCGCCGCTCGGTGGCGGCGGCCTTCACGGCGCGCGGGGTGGAGCGGGTGCGCGAGAACTCCCGGCGGATGCTCGACGAACTCGTCGACGAGATGCTCCGGGACGGGCCGCCCGCCGATCTCACCGCGGCGATCCTGAGCCCGTTCCCCATCGCCGTCATCTGCGAGCTGATGGGCGTCCCGGCCGCCGACCGGCAGGCCATGCACACCTGGACCCAGCTCATCCTGTCCTCCACGCACGGCGCCGCCGTCAGCGAGAAGGCCAAGGACGAGATGGGCGCGTACTTCGCGAAGCTCATCGGCGACCGAACCGGCAGCACCGGCGAGGACGTCACCTCGCTGCTCGGCGCGGCGGTGGGCCGCGGCGAGCTGACCGTCGACGAGGCCGTCGGGCTCGCGGTGCTCGTCCAGATCGGCGGCGAGGCGGTCACCAACAACTGCGGGCAGATGTTCTACATCCTGCTCACCCGCCCGGACCTGTGCGAGCAGCTGCGCGCCGATCCGGCCATACGCCCCCGGGCCATCGACGAGTTGCTCCGCTACATCCCGCACCGCAGCGCCGTCGGACTCTCACGGATCGCGTCCGAGGACGTGGAGATCAGGGGCGCCCGGATCCGGGCGGGCGAGGCGGTGTACGTCTCGTACCTGGCCGCCAACCGCGACCCGGACGTCTTCCCCGACCCCGGCACGATCGACTTCTCGCGCGGCCCGAACCCCCATGTGGCGTTCGGCTTCGGGCCGCACTACTGCGTGGGCGGGATGCTGGCCCGGCTGGAGTCGGAGCTGATGGTCGACGCGCTGCTCGACCGGGTACCCGGGCTGCGGCTCGCGGTGCCGCCCGGCCAAGTGCCCTTCAAGAAGGGTGCGTTGATCCGGGGGCCCGAGGCCCTGCCCGTCACATGGTGA
- a CDS encoding ATP-dependent DNA ligase, whose protein sequence is MLLTRLAHVSQEVAAASARSRKIALLAELFRDADADDVPIVIPYLAGRLPQGRLGIGWKVLSHRVTPAAEPTLTVREVDARFTELGSVSGTGSQAERARLVGELMAAATESEQRFLFGLLTGEVRQGALDAVAVEGLAEATGAPAGDVRRAVMLAGSLQTVAQALLAEGPAALGAFRLTVGRPVLPMLAHTAASVAEAVGKLGPCAVEEKLDGIRVQVHRDGDTVRVHTRTLDDITDRLPELTAAALELKGERFILDGEVIALDEDGRPRSFQEIAGRVGSRVDVATAAAAVPVSPVFFDVLNVDGQDLLDLPFDARHAELARLVPEPMRVRRALVQGPDDLAAAEGFLADTLARGHEGVVCKALDAPYSAGRRGASWLKVKPVHTLDLVVLAAEWGHGRRTGKLSNLHLGARDEDGSFAMLGKTFKGMTDAMLTWQTERLGKLAVEDNGHVVTVRPELVVEIAYDGLQKSTRYPAGVTLRFARVVRYREDKTPAEADSVETLLAAHPEVKP, encoded by the coding sequence ATGCTGCTGACCCGGCTCGCCCATGTGTCCCAGGAGGTGGCCGCCGCCTCGGCGCGGTCCCGGAAGATCGCTCTGCTCGCCGAGCTGTTCCGGGACGCCGACGCGGACGACGTGCCGATCGTGATCCCCTATCTGGCGGGTCGCCTGCCGCAGGGGCGGCTGGGCATCGGCTGGAAGGTGCTGAGCCACCGCGTCACCCCCGCCGCGGAGCCCACGCTCACCGTCCGCGAGGTCGACGCCCGGTTCACCGAGCTGGGCAGCGTCTCCGGCACCGGCTCACAGGCCGAACGGGCCCGGCTGGTCGGGGAGTTGATGGCGGCGGCCACCGAGAGCGAGCAGCGGTTCCTGTTCGGGCTGCTCACCGGCGAGGTGCGGCAGGGCGCGCTGGACGCGGTCGCCGTCGAGGGGCTGGCCGAGGCGACCGGCGCACCCGCCGGGGACGTACGGCGAGCGGTGATGCTGGCGGGCTCGCTGCAGACGGTGGCGCAGGCGCTGCTGGCCGAGGGCCCGGCGGCGCTCGGCGCGTTCCGGCTCACCGTCGGCCGCCCGGTGCTGCCGATGCTGGCGCACACCGCTGCGTCCGTCGCCGAGGCCGTCGGCAAGCTCGGCCCCTGCGCGGTCGAGGAGAAGCTCGACGGCATCCGCGTCCAGGTGCACCGCGACGGCGACACCGTACGCGTGCACACCCGCACGCTCGACGACATCACCGACCGGCTGCCTGAACTCACTGCCGCCGCACTGGAGTTGAAGGGCGAGCGGTTCATCCTGGACGGCGAGGTGATCGCGCTGGACGAGGACGGACGGCCGCGCTCCTTCCAGGAGATCGCCGGGCGGGTCGGCTCCCGGGTGGACGTGGCCACGGCCGCCGCGGCGGTGCCCGTCTCCCCCGTCTTCTTCGACGTGCTGAACGTCGACGGACAGGATCTCCTGGACCTGCCGTTCGATGCCCGGCACGCCGAGCTGGCGCGGCTCGTGCCGGAGCCGATGCGGGTGCGCCGCGCGCTCGTGCAGGGGCCCGACGACCTCGCCGCGGCGGAGGGCTTCCTCGCGGACACGCTCGCCCGCGGCCACGAGGGCGTGGTCTGCAAAGCGCTCGACGCTCCCTACAGCGCGGGCCGGCGCGGTGCCTCCTGGCTGAAGGTCAAGCCCGTGCACACCCTCGACCTGGTGGTGCTGGCCGCCGAGTGGGGCCACGGCCGGCGCACCGGCAAGCTGTCGAACCTGCACCTCGGCGCGCGCGACGAGGACGGGTCGTTCGCGATGCTCGGCAAGACCTTCAAGGGCATGACGGACGCGATGCTGACCTGGCAGACCGAGCGGCTCGGGAAGCTGGCCGTCGAGGACAACGGCCACGTGGTGACCGTACGGCCCGAACTCGTCGTCGAGATCGCCTACGACGGCCTGCAGAAGTCCACGCGCTATCCGGCCGGTGTCACCCTCCGCTTCGCCCGCGTCGTGCGCTACCGCGAGGACAAGACCCCCGCCGAGGCCGACTCGGTCGAAACCCTGCTGGCCGCGCACCCCGAGGTGAAGCCATGA